The genomic interval GCGACCGAGTCCGACAAGGATCGAATAGAGAGCGGAGAAAGCCAATATCGTCGCTACTGCGATCAGGATCGGCCAGATTATCCTTTCCATCAACCCATGCCGGTTGGCCGGCTGGGACGCGGTAGGAAATGGCGAACCGATGTCGAAAAATCGCCGAAACGAACTGCGCCCCGCCTCGGCATCGGCGGGCGGAGGAACCTCGCCTAGGTCGATCAATTGATATGTCAAAGGCTGATAAGGGGTAACATGATCGAAGACACCGTTAACAGCCAAAATCCGCGCTGCCTCGATCCTGTTGGAAACATTAAGTTTTCTTAACACCCGCCGAACCCGTTCATCGACCGTGTGCGGAGACACGTTCATCAGGCGGGCGATCTGCTTGGAATTTTTGTGCTCGTAAACGTGCCGCAGCGTTTCAATCTGCGCGGCGGACAGCAGGCTGAGGTAATTGTCGGGGTCGCCTTGCACGGGGGCTGGAATAGAGCATCACGAGTCGAAATCAAGGTCAGCAGGTAGCTAATTTCCTGTCCGATCCATATTCGGTCACCGCTGCGGCCCCCGATTCGTCCCGCTAGCGGCTTTCTTTTAAAGTGCGATAGCGCTGGATGGATTTTTCGATATGCCGGCGCGCGGCGCGGCGCGCGGCGACGGGATCGCCCGCCTCGATCGCGACGACGATCGCTTCATGATCGCGGTTGATCGTGTGCGCATAACGCTGATGCCGGGCCGGATCGTCGCCCTGCAGATAGAGCCGCCGCGACGGCACGAGCCGCACGCCGAGAAACTGGGTGAAGCGGAGGTAATAGGGATTGCCGGTCGCGCTGGCGATCGCG from uncultured Sphingopyxis sp. carries:
- a CDS encoding helix-turn-helix transcriptional regulator; this encodes MQGDPDNYLSLLSAAQIETLRHVYEHKNSKQIARLMNVSPHTVDERVRRVLRKLNVSNRIEAARILAVNGVFDHVTPYQPLTYQLIDLGEVPPPADAEAGRSSFRRFFDIGSPFPTASQPANRHGLMERIIWPILIAVATILAFSALYSILVGLGRVLT